Genomic segment of Thermoleophilaceae bacterium:
ACACTGAGGGTGAAGGTGCTGAAGGGCACCGAACGGCTGGCTGACCGCAAGGGCCACCTGAAGGCACTGGCGATCGCCTCCACCGGGTCGTCGGGCAGCATCGCATCCACGACCCAGGGCCTGACACTCGCGCTGGGTACCGCGAGGAAGAAGGTCCATTAGCGAAACGGTCCCCGGTCGCGCCCAACGGCGCGGCCGGGGAGCCGCTCTCCCTACTCCAACTCCTTACGCCCTACTGGTTTCAATATCCTCAGCGAGGCCTGAAGAACCAACCAGTGGGAGTTGCCGAATATGAGCGAGGTCCAGTCCGGCCTCGAGGGCGTAGTCGCCTTCGCCACAGAGATTGCCGAGCCCGATAAGGCGGGTGGCGCACTGCGCTACCGCGGCGTGGACATCGAGGAGCTCGTCGGGAATGTGCGTTTCGAGAACGTCTGGGGCCTGCTCGTGGACGGGACGTTCGAGCCCGGCCTGCCGCCGGCCGAGCCGCACCCGCTCACCATTCGCTCGGGCAACCCGCGCGTGGACGTGCAGAGCGCGCTCGCGATGCTCTCCCCCGAGTGGGGCCTCAAGGAGCTCATCGACATCGACGATGAGCAGGCGCGGCGCGACCTCGCCCGCGCATCGGTGATGGCGCTCTCGTTCGTCGCGCAGTCCGCGCGCGGAGCGGGCAAGCCGCCGATCCCGCAGGCGGAGGTCGACAAGGCCACGAGCATCCCCGAGCGCTTCCTCATCCGCTGGCGCGGCGAGGCCAATCCGGATCACGTGAAGGCGATCGACGCGTACTGGATCTCCGCCGCCGAGCACGGCATGAACGCCTCCACCTTCACCGCGCGAGTATGCGCGTCCACCGGCGCGGACGTTGCCGCCTGCCTGTCTGCGGCCGTGGGCGCCCTCTCCGGCCCGCTCCACGGCGGGGCTCCCTCGCGAGTGTTGAAGATGCTCGACGACGTGGAGCAGGCGGGCGACGCCGACAAGTACGTGAAGGACCTGCTCGACCGCGGCGAGCGGCTCATGGGCTTCGGCCACCGCGTCTACCGCGCCGAGGACCCGCGGGCCCGGGTGTTGCGCCGCACCGCCAAGGAGGTGGGCGCGCCGCGTGCCGAGGTGGCCGAGCGGCTCGAGGAGGCCGCCCTGAAGGAGCTTCAGGCGCGCAAGCCCGACCGTGTGCTCGCCACGAACGTGGAGTTCTGGTCCGCCGTGGTGCTCGACTTCGCCGGCGTCCCGCCGGATCTCTTCACGCCGATGTTCACCTGCGCGCGGGTGGCCGGCTGGTCCGCGCACATCCTCGAGCAGAAGCGCGAGGCGCGGCTGATCAGGCCCACGGCCAAGTACGTGGGACCCGGCCCGCGCTCGGTCGAGGAAGTGGAGCAGCAGGCTAGGGCCGCGTAGCCAGCAGCTCCGCGAAGCGGGCGGCACCCACATTGCCGCCCGACACGATCACGCCGACGGTTCCTTCGGCACCCACCTTGCCCGCCAGCAGCG
This window contains:
- a CDS encoding citrate synthase 2, coding for MSEVQSGLEGVVAFATEIAEPDKAGGALRYRGVDIEELVGNVRFENVWGLLVDGTFEPGLPPAEPHPLTIRSGNPRVDVQSALAMLSPEWGLKELIDIDDEQARRDLARASVMALSFVAQSARGAGKPPIPQAEVDKATSIPERFLIRWRGEANPDHVKAIDAYWISAAEHGMNASTFTARVCASTGADVAACLSAAVGALSGPLHGGAPSRVLKMLDDVEQAGDADKYVKDLLDRGERLMGFGHRVYRAEDPRARVLRRTAKEVGAPRAEVAERLEEAALKELQARKPDRVLATNVEFWSAVVLDFAGVPPDLFTPMFTCARVAGWSAHILEQKREARLIRPTAKYVGPGPRSVEEVEQQARAA